Proteins co-encoded in one Acidobacteriota bacterium genomic window:
- the dacB gene encoding D-alanyl-D-alanine carboxypeptidase/D-alanyl-D-alanine-endopeptidase translates to MTRRHGAAAIAALAIVWAPAAPVADAPPRPGGLRQDLSAVLSAPLLARSHWGILVKSLDRGDVIFEHNSRKLVMPASNMKVFTMAAAAERLGWDYRFETTLESAAPVVGGVLTGDLIVRGGGDPSIGTRDGVAATTFDEWAQQLRAAGIAAIDGRIVGSDDALDDEELGSGWEWDDLAYAYSGPITGLVYNESLVRIDARPGARPGDPAILEVTPDGDHGLAVVNRVITAPAGEPESLEARRARGSEILEVVGRVPAGRERAATLTASVDNPTLFFARALRSALIARGFRVSGDAMDADALPPGDPARRAGTMAVLARHRSAPLAEIGRTFMKVSQNLYGELIVKAVGRAAGEGTTARGQQAIRETLSTWGVPADSYILADGSGLSRRNFVSAEALVRILEHVHADARHRDAFLQALPIGGQDGTLRNRLRASWTAGNVHAKTGSISNARALSGYVRTRRGETLVFSIVANNFSLPAWRVERVIDLLVEILAR, encoded by the coding sequence ATGACCCGCCGGCACGGTGCCGCCGCCATCGCTGCCCTTGCCATCGTCTGGGCGCCGGCGGCGCCGGTGGCGGACGCGCCGCCGCGGCCTGGCGGGCTCCGCCAGGATCTCTCGGCGGTGCTCTCGGCGCCGCTCCTCGCCCGCTCCCACTGGGGCATCCTGGTGAAGTCGCTCGATCGCGGCGACGTCATCTTCGAACACAACTCGCGCAAGCTCGTGATGCCCGCGTCGAACATGAAGGTGTTCACGATGGCCGCGGCGGCCGAGCGTCTCGGATGGGACTATCGGTTCGAGACGACGCTCGAGAGCGCCGCCCCGGTCGTCGGGGGCGTGCTGACGGGCGATCTGATCGTGCGGGGCGGAGGGGACCCGTCCATCGGCACGCGCGACGGTGTGGCGGCGACGACGTTCGACGAGTGGGCGCAGCAGTTGCGCGCGGCGGGGATCGCGGCGATCGACGGCCGCATTGTCGGAAGCGATGACGCGCTGGACGACGAGGAGCTGGGAAGCGGCTGGGAGTGGGACGACCTGGCGTATGCCTATTCCGGCCCCATCACGGGGCTCGTGTACAACGAGTCGCTCGTCCGCATCGACGCGCGGCCCGGCGCGCGACCGGGCGATCCGGCAATCCTCGAGGTGACGCCGGACGGCGACCACGGCCTCGCGGTCGTGAACCGCGTGATCACCGCTCCTGCCGGCGAGCCTGAGAGCCTCGAGGCGCGGCGCGCACGCGGCTCCGAGATCCTGGAAGTCGTCGGCCGCGTGCCGGCAGGCCGCGAGCGCGCGGCCACGCTCACCGCCTCGGTGGACAATCCCACGCTCTTCTTCGCACGAGCGCTGCGGTCGGCGCTCATCGCCCGGGGGTTCCGTGTGTCGGGAGACGCCATGGACGCTGACGCGCTGCCGCCGGGCGATCCTGCGCGGCGCGCCGGCACCATGGCGGTGCTCGCGCGCCACCGGTCGGCGCCGCTCGCCGAGATCGGCCGGACGTTCATGAAGGTCAGCCAGAACCTCTACGGCGAGCTGATCGTGAAGGCGGTCGGGCGGGCGGCGGGCGAGGGAACCACGGCCCGCGGGCAGCAGGCGATTCGAGAGACGCTCAGCACGTGGGGTGTGCCGGCCGATTCGTACATCCTGGCGGACGGCTCGGGGCTGTCACGGAGGAACTTCGTCTCCGCCGAGGCGCTCGTGCGGATCCTGGAGCACGTTCACGCGGATGCCCGGCATCGCGACGCGTTCCTGCAGGCGCTGCCGATCGGGGGGCAGGACGGCACCTTGCGCAACCGGCTGCGCGCGTCCTGGACGGCGGGCAACGTCCACGCGAAGACCGGGTCGATCTCCAACGCGCGCGCGCTCTCCGGGTACGTGAGGACGCGGAGGGGCGAGACGCTCGTGTTTTCGATCGTCGCCAACAACTTCAGCCTGCCGGCGTGGCGCGTCGAGCGGGTGATTGATCTGCTCGTCGAGATCCTGGCGCGGTAG
- a CDS encoding response regulator, which yields MNTEPESAPTLLVVDDDPSVLLLIDVIAERLGFRVKAATSGLQALEQLRDGLAPRVILLDLMMERIDGLTFLLHLKEMPAVASTPVIVMSTEAALEQHGAKLDVDGTLMKPITRQSLSACLERFLPTPE from the coding sequence ATGAATACCGAGCCGGAAAGCGCACCGACGCTGCTCGTCGTCGATGACGACCCATCGGTGCTTCTGCTGATCGATGTCATCGCGGAGCGGCTGGGGTTTCGCGTCAAGGCCGCCACATCGGGCCTGCAGGCGCTGGAGCAGCTCCGCGACGGGCTCGCCCCCCGTGTGATCCTGCTCGACCTGATGATGGAGCGCATCGACGGCCTGACGTTTCTGTTGCATCTCAAGGAGATGCCCGCCGTCGCCTCCACGCCGGTGATCGTGATGAGCACCGAAGCGGCGCTCGAGCAACACGGGGCGAAGCTGGACGTGGACGGCACCCTCATGAAACCGATCACGCGCCAATCGTTGTCCGCCTGCCTCGAACGGTTCCTGCCGACACCCGAATGA